GCTCCGCTCGCTCAGTTTCAAGCCGGTGAGGGTGACATCCCCGGTCAGCGCAACCTGCGGACCGGCATCACGAGTCACCCGGTAGCTTATTTTCAGGTCGGTGGAGAGATGCCCGGTTTCGGTTCGTATCGGCAGTTGGGCCGGCAGATAGGCGGCGTATTCGGGGAGGTCGAGGTTGACTATGTTGATGTCGACCGTCGCTTCGACGGCGTCGGCAAAGGGCTTGAGCTTCCCCTCAAAAGTGAAAGGTGCGTCGTTGACCGAGGCGCTCAAATGAGGCGAGACGTATTCGTCGGCGAGATAGGCGACGTTGCCAACGAAAGGGACGGCAAGTTGCAGATCGCGCACGCGGTGCTGTGCGGCCGGCATTACCGCCTGGTCGATGAATTCGATGGAACCGTCGGCAACAGTGATGTTGTTGAGCGAAAAACGCAGCGGCTCTCTCTCTTCGCCCGTCGGTTGCGGCGGCCCCTCGCTGCCGAGGGCGAGGAGATCGGAGAAGTTGTAGACATTGGCGGCGGTCCGCACCAGGCGCACCGACGGTCTCTCCAGGCGTAACTCTTTGACGATCAGTGCCCGTTCCATCAGCGAACGGGCGCTCAAATTGAGGCGCAATCGTTCGAAAGCGACGAAGGGGAGGGTGTCGGGATCGGCGAGGGCGAAGCCGTGAATCTCGATGGAAAGGGTGAGGGGATTGATTCTGATCCGCTCGATTGTCAGGGTGCGTTCGGTACGGGCGGCGACCCACTGGACCACCCGGTCGCGGACGATGTCCGGACCAGCCAGGACGATGAGCGCGAGAAGTGCAGCAACGGCCACCGCGGTTGCAGCCGCAACGCGTTTCCATCTTTTCATGAGGGCTCCCGGCGGGGCTTGTAATAGCGGATTTGCTTTTATTCTAGCAGTTTATTCGCTGCTCGCAGTTCCGAGGCAGGAATCCGGCTGCTTTCAAGGTACGCCTGAAGGGAGGGCGGCGGTTACTCCCGGGGCGTGGGAAAGGGTATGATAATAACAAACATAACGGCCTTTGCGGAGGTTTTCCGATGCCTACTCGCGCCGACCTGGCCAGAATCCATATCGCAAAAAAGGAGTTGGGGCTCGACGACGCCACATATCGCGGAGTTCTCCGGGATCGCTACCGCAAGGAGTCGGCGGCGTATCTAACCCCATGGGAGGCCACCGACCTCATCGAACTGTTCCGGCAGAAAGGGTGGAGGCCCGTCTCCTTTGGACAGCTAGGCCTGATACATGTTCTGTGGCGCAAACTCGAGGCTGCCGGTGTACTCGAACATGGCGGGGAGGAGGCACTGACGGGCTTTGTTGAGCACGCCACCGGCAAAAGCGGCCTGCGCCGGCTCACTGTGCGCGAGGCAAGCCGGGTAATCGAGATGTTGAAGAAGTGGCTGGAGCGGGCCGAGGGAGAGGGCGCGAGGCATTGACAGGGGGAAGGGAGACGCGTATTGTAAGTGGCCTTATTTCATGTGTTGATTCGGCAGGTTGGGATGGAATTCGGCCGGCGGCAGAAAAGATTTAAAGAAAGCACTCTGATCCATGCTTCTCCACTGCACCCAGAAACTCGCCGCCAGGCTCGCGGATGTTTCCCCCGCGCCGCTTGTCGAAAAAAGTCCCCTTGGCAGCTGGCACGCCAATCTCTACCAGATCGACCGGCGGCAGTGCGTGCTTTTCTGCCATGACGATACCCGTTACATGCTCTTTCTGCCGGGGCTGAAAAAGCAGCATTTCGAGAATCTGGGCCGGTTGCATCGGGATATCTTCCTGATGAGCCTGGCCGTCCACGGCGTGCCGGATGCCAAAATCATGCGGGTCGGAGTGGCTCTCGGGCCGGTTGTCTTCGATCGCGCCACCGACCGCTCGGTCCTCTCTTCCATGAATATTGCCATCGGCGACCTGGATGCCTATCTAGATGGAGTCGCCAACCTGCTGGAACTTGATCCGGCGGCTACCGCCTTACATCTCAACAAGCGTCCCGTGACCGTCAGGGGCGCATGGCACTGGCCGGGCCGGGAAATGTTGGGGCAGGTGGCAAAACTGTGACTTGGGCACGAGGGGAGGGTTGCCTCCCCTTATTTCAATGCAAAGGAAAACCATGAAAGGACGTACAATTCGCAGTTTCATTTACCACGGTGACCTGTGGCCGCTGGTTGATTTCTGGGCTGCCGAGACCGGTTTCGGTTTGCTGCATGGCGAGACATCCCGCCGCGTCTATCGGAAAGGCAAATGGTTCCTCATGGCCCCGGCATTTCTTGAGATTCGTCGCGAGCAGGGCAGGGTGACGATCGAAACCTGGGTCAAGGCAGATTTGTTCCTGGTGCTCAGTATTTTGAAGGGGAAAAAGCCCGAAACCGGAATCGAATCGGGTGGATTGACTGCCTCAGTGCCGCGGAAGCGGGCGCGGGAAGCTGTTAATCTATTGCTCAGGAGGTTGAACCAGAAACCGATTGCCTGAATCTCTTCAGTCCGCATAGGGGGGAGGTCCCCCTTTTGCCAACCAACTTCATAAGGAGCTCTTATGCCCACTGCAACCGCCCGACACATCCTCGTGGCCACCGAAGCCGAATGCCTGCAGCTCAAAGCCGAAATCGAAGCCGGCGCCGATTTTGCCGAGGTGGCCAGGAACAGCTCCTCCTGTCCTTCGCGCATGCGGGGCGGCGATCTTGGGGCCTTCGTCCCGGGGCAGATGGTCAGGGAATTCGACGAAGTTGTCTTCTCCGGCGAGGTGGGCAAGGTGCTGGGTCCGGTCAAGACACAGTTCGGCTATCATCTGATTGAGATCACCAAACGCTGGTAGCGGAGGTCTCAGGAAATAAATTCTTTTTAAATTCAAATATTTTTGTGCGTATAAAGAGATTTTACTTTAACGAATTGACGCAACAAACCTGACAAGGAGGACGCCATGGACAACCGCTACATCATGACCGCCTTTGGCCAGGACCGGCCGGGGATCGTCGCCGACGTGACCAAGCTGCTGTTCGAAAACGGCTGCAACCTCGAAGAGACCACCATGACCCTGCTGGCAGACGAGTTCACCCTCATTCTGCTCTTCACCTGCCAGAACCGGGATGTCGAGGAGTTGCTGCAGCGTGAGTGCCGCCGGCTGGAGCGGGACAAGGACATCTCTGCCTTCCTGCGGCCGCTGCAGAAACGCCAGACGGCGAAGCGCGGCGACTTCGCTTCCTGCGTGCTGCACGTCGAGGGGGAGGACCAGGCGGGGATCGTCTACAAGGTCAGCCAGTACCTGGCTGAGCACGGCCTGAACATCTGCAATCTGCAATCGACTGTCAAGGCCTCCCCGGATAGCGGCAGCGCCATCTATATGATGGACATCCACATCCAGGTTCCCGAGGGAGTCTTGATGGAGGACGTGGAAGTCGGGCTGTCGGCGGTCGCCGACGAGCTGCATGTCGACATCAGCCTCTCCAGGTAGCAGACCGCCGGGGGCGGCTCGACGAACTGGTTTTCGGCTGCTACGTATTCATTCTGTCGGCAGGAGATAACCCCCGGACGACTGGACGTTTTTCGAAAATTTATCGGCCCCTTTTGCTATAATGGACTTAGAAGAGAAGATTTAATTCATCGGACTCGCTGGTGGTGTTGGATGAGTGACCCGGGTATTTCTCGGGTCGGGGCAAAAAAAGTAGATCAGTACTCTTCTCCTAGGAAGCCAGGTTCTCTGTGAACACCACTAACGAGGCGGTTTTTCCCAGGGAGAAGCATCATGAGACGACTGGCCCTTTTGCTTGCCATGCTGTGTTGGGCCGTGTTCGGGTTCGCTACCGCCCAAGGGCAGGAATATGGCGTGCCTCTCGACGGGTCCGAGCAGAAGGCGATGACAGAAACCTTCCAGTACGCTCTGGAGAACAACAAGACCAATGAGGCAGCCGCCTGGGTGAACCCGGATACCGCCCGCTCCGGCACTCTGGTGCCGCTCAGAACCTTCCAGAATGCCGATGGTCAATATTGCCGGGAATACGTTACCACCATCGTCATCGGCGGAGAAGAACAGCAGGCTTACGGAACGGCCTGCCGGCAGCCGGACGGTTCCTGGCAGATCGTGTCCGAGGGGACGTCGGCTGAATACCAGCAGGTTGTCGAAAA
This region of Desulfuromonadales bacterium genomic DNA includes:
- a CDS encoding ACT domain-containing protein; protein product: MDNRYIMTAFGQDRPGIVADVTKLLFENGCNLEETTMTLLADEFTLILLFTCQNRDVEELLQRECRRLERDKDISAFLRPLQKRQTAKRGDFASCVLHVEGEDQAGIVYKVSQYLAEHGLNICNLQSTVKASPDSGSAIYMMDIHIQVPEGVLMEDVEVGLSAVADELHVDISLSR
- a CDS encoding regulatory protein GemA, whose amino-acid sequence is MPTRADLARIHIAKKELGLDDATYRGVLRDRYRKESAAYLTPWEATDLIELFRQKGWRPVSFGQLGLIHVLWRKLEAAGVLEHGGEEALTGFVEHATGKSGLRRLTVREASRVIEMLKKWLERAEGEGARH
- a CDS encoding peptidylprolyl isomerase, with translation MPTATARHILVATEAECLQLKAEIEAGADFAEVARNSSSCPSRMRGGDLGAFVPGQMVREFDEVVFSGEVGKVLGPVKTQFGYHLIEITKRW